One part of the Candidatus Saccharimonadales bacterium genome encodes these proteins:
- the rpsF gene encoding 30S ribosomal protein S6 — MNLQLPLFYSKVYILTTNRVFIRSWYKNQDPWKESMRDYELVVVLHPDLEIDLEKPLTKIRQIIADNKGEIVKEDNWGKRKLAYKIKKEDFGVYVYFELKLPTETVKKLQSTLNITDEALRYLLTAIDLKARAAREAAEAEAAEKESKEEK; from the coding sequence ATGAACTTGCAATTACCTCTGTTTTATAGTAAAGTTTACATATTAACAACTAACCGCGTATTTATACGCTCTTGGTATAAAAACCAAGATCCATGGAAGGAATCTATGCGAGATTACGAACTCGTTGTGGTTTTACACCCAGATCTAGAAATTGACCTGGAGAAACCGTTGACGAAAATCCGTCAAATTATCGCCGACAACAAAGGCGAAATTGTAAAAGAAGACAATTGGGGTAAGCGAAAACTTGCGTACAAGATCAAAAAAGAAGATTTTGGTGTTTACGTATACTTTGAGCTCAAGCTTCCAACTGAAACTGTTAAGAAGCTTCAAAGCACCCTTAACATCACTGACGAAGCCTTGCGCTACTTGCTAACTGCGATTGACCTAAAAGCTCGTGCAGCTCGCGAGGCAGCAG
- a CDS encoding DNA translocase FtsK 4TM domain-containing protein gives MGRKRRRTPKKLQAEHKLPEGFWQQATAVILIVAAFLVILAVFGTGGPVLEWLNGALRWLIGWTILLVPVVAIYIAIATFRAENNRLPTVVILATILFLAEIAGLIHLFSPNATSYDQVLSSDGGGFVGYIVSSSMLSILDTKTTGFILFIAAFITSLFVLKLSPMTVVNAVVNLFKREVSEEDQNREVAEKAGLFTSKSIGELKLNEGVPTLNSAKLGSLKNSAEKPSATDQQALTSTTDPDWQSPSVDLLEKKQSPADAGDVKHNAQVIKDTLGEFNIDVDMEGANIGPKVTQYTLKPPAGVKLTRITALETNIALNLAAQAIRIEAPIPGQRAVGIEVPNVKAADVRLHGILTSGQWQNAGSPLSFAIGRDIAGDPVIGELDKMPHVLIAGATGSGKSVMINSVLTSMLYRNSPSDLKLILVDPKQVELTPYNDIPHLLTPVITVPEKCISALKWAVNEMERRYSLLAEEKVRNIQGYNSSRSDERMPYIVIVIDELADLMMLAARDVEALIVRLAQKARAVGIHLVLATQRPSVDVITGLIKANVPARIAFTVASQVDSRTILDQVGAEKLLGKGDMLLLTPDMSKPKRVQGAFVDDPEVIKVSDHLRMQRPPQYDDEIIAQPVQLSGKGGVVMDYDGGGDDDMYKDAVRCVIESGKASASLLQRRLRVGYARAARLIETMEEQGIIGPADGARPRDVLIKSLDDAFGGSTDEA, from the coding sequence ATGGGTAGAAAACGACGACGTACACCAAAAAAACTTCAGGCCGAGCATAAGTTGCCCGAAGGTTTTTGGCAGCAAGCCACTGCTGTTATTTTAATTGTTGCAGCATTTTTGGTTATTTTGGCCGTATTTGGTACTGGTGGACCAGTTCTCGAGTGGCTTAACGGCGCTCTTCGCTGGCTAATAGGCTGGACAATCCTTCTTGTTCCGGTTGTAGCGATTTACATTGCGATCGCAACTTTCAGAGCAGAGAACAACCGCTTACCGACTGTAGTCATCTTAGCCACAATCTTGTTTTTAGCAGAAATAGCTGGCCTAATTCATTTATTTAGTCCAAATGCAACTTCTTATGACCAAGTTTTAAGCAGTGACGGGGGAGGTTTCGTAGGCTACATAGTCTCTAGCTCGATGCTCTCGATTTTAGACACAAAAACTACTGGATTCATTTTGTTTATCGCAGCATTTATAACGAGCTTATTTGTTCTTAAATTATCTCCAATGACTGTTGTAAATGCGGTTGTTAACTTATTTAAACGTGAAGTTAGTGAAGAAGACCAAAACCGAGAAGTTGCCGAAAAGGCTGGCTTATTTACAAGCAAATCTATTGGCGAGCTTAAATTAAACGAAGGTGTGCCAACGTTAAACTCTGCTAAACTCGGATCGCTTAAAAACAGTGCAGAAAAACCCTCTGCAACCGATCAACAAGCTCTTACAAGCACAACCGATCCCGATTGGCAGAGTCCGAGTGTTGATCTGCTAGAGAAAAAACAGTCACCAGCTGATGCCGGAGACGTTAAACACAATGCTCAGGTAATTAAAGATACTTTGGGCGAATTTAACATCGATGTTGACATGGAGGGCGCCAACATTGGTCCAAAAGTTACGCAATATACGTTAAAGCCGCCAGCCGGCGTTAAGCTCACCCGAATTACTGCTTTAGAGACTAATATCGCATTGAACCTAGCTGCTCAAGCGATACGTATCGAGGCGCCAATCCCAGGCCAGCGGGCTGTTGGTATCGAGGTTCCAAACGTAAAAGCTGCTGATGTTCGCCTGCACGGAATTTTGACTTCTGGGCAGTGGCAAAATGCTGGCTCACCGCTTAGTTTTGCTATTGGGCGCGACATTGCAGGCGATCCCGTGATAGGGGAGTTAGACAAAATGCCGCACGTTTTAATCGCCGGTGCGACTGGTTCAGGTAAGTCGGTCATGATCAACAGTGTGCTTACAAGCATGCTTTACCGCAACAGTCCATCCGATTTGAAGCTCATTTTAGTCGACCCTAAGCAGGTAGAGCTGACTCCATATAATGATATCCCGCATTTGCTAACCCCGGTTATTACGGTGCCCGAAAAATGTATTAGCGCATTAAAATGGGCCGTAAACGAGATGGAGCGACGCTACAGTCTGCTTGCTGAAGAGAAGGTGCGTAATATCCAAGGTTATAACAGCTCGCGATCAGATGAACGCATGCCATACATTGTTATAGTGATTGACGAGCTGGCTGATCTTATGATGCTAGCTGCGCGCGATGTTGAGGCACTGATCGTTCGTTTAGCACAAAAGGCTCGAGCTGTCGGTATTCACCTTGTTTTGGCGACTCAACGTCCGAGTGTAGATGTTATCACTGGCTTAATCAAAGCCAATGTACCGGCTCGAATTGCATTCACGGTGGCGAGTCAGGTCGATAGTCGTACGATTTTGGATCAAGTGGGTGCCGAAAAACTGCTCGGAAAAGGTGACATGCTACTGCTTACGCCGGACATGAGTAAGCCGAAACGTGTCCAAGGTGCGTTTGTCGATGACCCTGAGGTGATTAAAGTTAGTGATCATTTGCGAATGCAGCGCCCACCTCAGTACGATGACGAAATTATTGCTCAACCAGTTCAGCTTAGCGGTAAAGGTGGCGTGGTTATGGACTACGACGGTGGTGGCGACGATGATATGTACAAAGATGCGGTGCGCTGTGTGATTGAAAGTGGTAAGGCAAGTGCCAGTTTATTGCAGCGACGCCTACGAGTTGGTTATGCACGAGCCGCGCGTTTGATAGAAACCATGGAAGAACAAGGAATAATCGGCCCCGCGGATGGCGCCCGACCACGAGATGTTCTTATCAAAAGTTTAGACGACGCTTTTGGTGGATCGACCGACGAAGCGTAA
- a CDS encoding YajQ family cyclic di-GMP-binding protein has product MASTFSFDIVSDFDLAEVINSVDQSKREMGNRYDLKGTSASLEFLDGDKTGLKVVGDSQYHIDAILEILRKKLASRNVSQKILDTSKTPVVSNLKTTLEVSFKKGLDQEKAKKITNLLRDNLPKVKAQIQGTEVRVSSAKKDELQAAMKIVQAQDFDFPVNFTNYR; this is encoded by the coding sequence ATGGCTTCGACATTTTCTTTTGATATTGTTAGCGACTTTGACTTAGCCGAGGTTATAAATTCCGTCGATCAATCTAAGCGCGAAATGGGTAATCGCTACGACTTAAAAGGTACAAGCGCTAGCCTAGAATTTTTAGATGGTGACAAAACTGGCTTAAAAGTTGTGGGCGACAGTCAGTATCATATTGATGCAATTTTAGAGATCCTGCGTAAAAAACTAGCCAGTCGAAATGTTAGCCAAAAGATTTTAGACACAAGTAAAACCCCAGTTGTTAGTAACTTAAAGACTACACTCGAAGTCTCGTTTAAAAAGGGTCTAGATCAAGAAAAAGCTAAAAAAATTACCAATTTGCTACGCGACAATCTACCGAAAGTTAAGGCACAAATTCAGGGTACAGAAGTGCGGGTGAGTAGCGCCAAAAAGGATGAGCTGCAAGCTGCGATGAAAATTGTGCAGGCTCAGGATTTTGACTTCCCGGTTAACTTTACAAATTACAGGTAA
- a CDS encoding ribonuclease J, translating to MNKFDSKSVQERLQQNRERMNNQQQRPQQNQNQQRQQSNNTVLAKTQTRRGEVQRAARRVSENVNLQASQHVIDVPVNKSTFNGYGGRQFTLNMQKTIPRRDGPTLKIMPIGGLGEMGIGKNMMALEYGDDIIVIDMGFLFPGNDYPGINYIVPDISYLEERKHKIRGVIFTHGHLDHIGAVRHLLHKIPVPVYGSKFTLGMVEKLMEESDTDYRPIYNVMNPDIHDRIQLGGSFGIELVRVNHSIPDSTAVVVRTPAGVLLHTGDWRFEQNPVDGKQFDLERLEQISREEGFLMMFNESTNCESDGTHKHGEFEIGQSFADIMQQNSGSRVIVSTFSSQIHRIQMILEAAQRHGRKVAFAGYSMIQNMEVALRAQSIKVPKDVIVRMDDLVKLPDSKVVVVCTGSQGEFNAVLNRMVSGAHKHIKVKGSDIIVLSSNPIPGNEKYVVRTVDGLMREGADVLQNAHGHLHGYGPLHLSGHGYYADHVRLINAVKPKYYMPVHGEFHMLAHNARLAEKECGIKHQNIFVCDSGDVVEIDQNGTARKAGRIPVGGVMYDDAGEEVSEIVLKDRIHMAAEGMFVVVLTISRQTGRLLTSPDIISRGFIYLRDSEELMNLIRTYLKQKVARLGSRKLDVDILKKELKDEITHILYDKTRRTPIVIPVVNEIGSGNAAPDQQQRAPRPQRPMPPRLPQPLENPTKSDVF from the coding sequence ATGAACAAATTCGACAGTAAAAGCGTACAAGAACGACTGCAACAAAATCGTGAGCGAATGAACAATCAGCAGCAGCGACCGCAACAAAATCAAAACCAACAACGTCAGCAAAGCAACAATACAGTGCTTGCAAAAACGCAAACTCGGCGCGGCGAAGTGCAGCGGGCGGCGCGGCGCGTTAGCGAAAATGTTAACTTACAGGCCAGTCAGCACGTAATCGATGTGCCGGTTAATAAATCCACATTTAACGGATATGGTGGACGACAGTTCACTCTAAACATGCAAAAAACTATTCCGCGTCGAGACGGCCCAACGCTTAAAATTATGCCAATCGGTGGTTTAGGTGAAATGGGTATTGGTAAAAACATGATGGCGCTGGAATACGGCGATGACATTATTGTGATCGACATGGGCTTTTTGTTCCCTGGCAACGACTATCCAGGTATCAATTATATTGTGCCTGACATTAGCTATCTTGAGGAGCGCAAACACAAAATCCGTGGCGTAATTTTTACCCACGGACACCTTGACCACATTGGTGCGGTTCGCCACTTGCTACACAAAATTCCTGTGCCGGTTTACGGAAGTAAATTTACGCTTGGAATGGTAGAGAAGTTGATGGAAGAATCCGACACAGATTATCGTCCAATCTACAACGTAATGAATCCTGATATCCATGATCGCATTCAGCTTGGCGGTAGTTTTGGAATTGAGTTGGTCCGTGTTAACCACTCAATCCCAGACTCTACGGCGGTGGTTGTTCGAACTCCTGCTGGCGTTTTGCTTCACACTGGAGACTGGCGCTTTGAGCAAAACCCAGTTGATGGCAAGCAGTTTGATCTTGAGCGCCTAGAACAAATCAGCCGCGAAGAGGGCTTTTTGATGATGTTCAACGAAAGTACGAACTGTGAATCAGATGGTACTCATAAACATGGTGAGTTCGAAATTGGTCAGTCTTTTGCCGACATTATGCAACAAAACTCTGGCAGTCGCGTGATTGTTTCGACTTTCAGCTCGCAGATCCACCGTATTCAGATGATCCTAGAAGCCGCGCAACGACATGGACGCAAAGTTGCTTTCGCTGGTTACAGCATGATCCAGAATATGGAAGTCGCTCTGCGCGCTCAGAGTATTAAAGTTCCAAAAGATGTAATTGTGCGTATGGATGATCTTGTAAAACTACCCGACAGCAAAGTTGTGGTGGTGTGCACCGGCAGTCAAGGAGAGTTCAACGCGGTGCTCAACCGAATGGTTAGCGGCGCGCACAAGCATATTAAGGTTAAAGGCAGCGACATTATTGTTTTAAGCTCCAACCCAATTCCAGGTAACGAAAAATATGTTGTGCGAACTGTTGACGGCCTAATGCGCGAAGGTGCCGATGTTCTGCAAAACGCACATGGCCACTTGCACGGATACGGTCCACTACACCTTTCTGGGCACGGTTACTACGCTGACCATGTTAGGCTTATTAACGCCGTTAAGCCTAAATATTACATGCCGGTTCACGGTGAGTTCCACATGCTAGCGCACAATGCGCGCTTGGCCGAAAAAGAGTGCGGCATTAAGCACCAAAACATTTTTGTTTGTGACTCGGGTGATGTAGTTGAGATCGACCAAAATGGAACCGCGCGAAAAGCCGGCCGAATCCCTGTGGGTGGCGTAATGTACGACGACGCCGGCGAAGAGGTGAGCGAGATTGTTTTGAAGGATCGAATTCACATGGCCGCCGAGGGAATGTTTGTGGTTGTTCTAACGATTAGCCGTCAGACTGGTCGCTTACTTACAAGCCCAGATATCATTAGTCGCGGATTTATTTACCTGCGCGACAGTGAGGAGCTAATGAACTTGATTCGAACCTACCTAAAGCAAAAAGTCGCACGTTTGGGTAGCCGAAAACTAGATGTTGATATTCTTAAAAAAGAGCTTAAAGACGAAATTACTCATATTTTGTATGACAAAACTCGTCGCACGCCGATTGTAATTCCCGTGGTTAACGAAATCGGTAGTGGCAACGCTGCGCCAGATCAGCAACAACGTGCGCCACGACCACAACGTCCAATGCCGCCACGTTTGCCGCAGCCACTAGAAAACCCAACTAAATCGGACGTATTCTAA
- a CDS encoding uracil-DNA glycosylase, translated as MNSDKQTRLDRIKADIESNNICEHLAKTAKNLVMGEGNLDAEIVFIGEAPGKNEDEQGRPFVGAAGKFLNEMLQEAGLQREDVYITNIVKYRPPNNRDPLPEEKHAFWPYLLGQLKVINPKLVVTLGRHSMEYFLPSQKISQVHGYAKRNGDLVVMPLFHPAAALYNGGMRQTLIDDFKKIPSVLEQLERK; from the coding sequence ATGAATAGCGATAAACAAACACGTCTCGACCGAATAAAAGCAGATATTGAATCCAACAATATCTGTGAGCATTTGGCCAAGACAGCCAAGAACCTGGTTATGGGTGAGGGCAATTTAGATGCTGAGATCGTTTTTATTGGCGAGGCGCCAGGTAAAAACGAAGACGAGCAGGGTAGACCATTTGTTGGGGCGGCCGGGAAGTTTTTGAACGAGATGCTACAAGAAGCCGGCTTGCAACGCGAAGACGTTTATATTACTAATATTGTTAAGTACAGACCGCCGAATAATCGCGATCCGTTACCCGAAGAAAAGCATGCTTTTTGGCCGTACTTGCTAGGTCAACTTAAGGTCATAAACCCAAAACTGGTTGTAACTTTAGGTAGGCATAGCATGGAATATTTTTTGCCAAGTCAAAAAATTAGCCAGGTGCACGGGTATGCCAAGCGCAACGGCGATTTGGTAGTAATGCCACTTTTCCATCCTGCGGCCGCGCTCTACAACGGTGGAATGCGCCAAACATTAATAGATGATTTTAAAAAAATACCGAGTGTCCTAGAACAGCTCGAAAGGAAATAG
- the pnp gene encoding polyribonucleotide nucleotidyltransferase, giving the protein MGTINPYGKDIIKVETDFCGRKLSLEVNRVGFRTSASVIVRYGDTVVLGTAMVAPKPVVGFDYFPLSVDYEEKFYAAGKISGSRFIKREGRPSDEAILIGRLIDRPIRPLWPKGYRHEVQVVASVLSMDPSFRPDMVAMIAASAALMLTGAPFEGPVAGLRVGIKDGKPAAFLPLAEMDKNELDLVVAGTESGIMMVEAGANQVTEEQVVEALAWAQEAIQPAIKLQQELVQKVGVVKQEYELTLPNEDIVSKVDGWVEGKLGEAMRAPYPERNELMGNLRNQMHEAFEQEIEEYANAKGEYDEAFSMAVHKDVRKGIIGDGVRPDGRKPSEIRPLSSEVGFLPRAHGSSLFTRGMTQGMNIVTLAPLSYAQIVDTMERDQERRYMHHYNAPGYTVGEIRRLGSPGRREIGHGYLAERALTAVLPSEEEFPYAIRTVTEIMSQNGSTSMAATCSSTLALMDAGVPLKAPVSGIAMGLMKDGDKIVILSDIADAEDFAGDMDFKVTGTSKGITALQMDMKVHGLDVDVLRQALQQGREGRAFILNHMLETIAEPRKTLSPYAPRIEKLMIKPEKIREVIGKGGEVINKIIAETGAEIDIKDDGLVTVAAVDGKAIEAALKMISDIVAEPEVGKIYEGTVVKLMEFGAFVNIMPGRDGLVHVSQISDKRVENVSDVLKEGQKVTVKLTAIDDQGRLNLSMKEAKQV; this is encoded by the coding sequence ATGGGCACAATCAACCCTTACGGCAAAGATATTATTAAAGTAGAGACTGATTTTTGCGGTCGAAAACTCAGCTTAGAGGTCAACCGAGTTGGCTTTAGAACTAGCGCCAGTGTGATCGTTCGCTACGGCGATACAGTTGTTTTGGGAACTGCAATGGTTGCACCAAAACCGGTGGTTGGCTTTGACTATTTTCCGCTCAGTGTGGACTACGAGGAAAAATTTTACGCTGCTGGCAAAATCAGCGGCAGTCGTTTTATTAAGCGCGAAGGCCGCCCGAGCGACGAAGCTATTTTAATCGGTCGCTTGATCGACCGCCCAATCCGCCCACTTTGGCCAAAAGGTTATCGGCACGAAGTTCAAGTTGTCGCTAGCGTTTTGAGTATGGACCCAAGTTTTAGGCCTGATATGGTCGCGATGATCGCAGCAAGCGCCGCCTTAATGCTTACGGGCGCGCCTTTTGAGGGCCCGGTCGCGGGTTTACGCGTTGGCATAAAAGATGGCAAGCCAGCTGCATTTTTGCCACTAGCTGAAATGGATAAAAACGAGCTTGATCTTGTAGTTGCCGGGACTGAATCTGGCATTATGATGGTAGAGGCTGGTGCAAATCAGGTTACCGAAGAACAGGTTGTCGAAGCTTTGGCTTGGGCGCAAGAGGCGATCCAGCCAGCGATTAAGCTGCAGCAAGAACTCGTACAAAAAGTTGGCGTAGTCAAACAAGAGTACGAACTAACTCTGCCGAACGAAGATATCGTGAGCAAAGTTGACGGTTGGGTAGAGGGTAAGTTGGGCGAGGCAATGCGCGCACCATATCCTGAACGCAACGAATTAATGGGCAATCTGCGTAACCAAATGCACGAAGCGTTTGAGCAAGAGATTGAAGAATACGCTAACGCCAAAGGCGAATATGACGAAGCTTTCTCAATGGCAGTACACAAGGACGTTCGTAAAGGAATTATCGGCGACGGTGTTCGTCCGGATGGTCGTAAACCAAGCGAAATTCGCCCGTTAAGCTCCGAAGTGGGATTCTTGCCACGCGCTCACGGCAGCAGCTTGTTTACGCGCGGCATGACTCAAGGTATGAACATTGTAACCTTGGCCCCTCTCAGCTACGCGCAAATCGTAGATACAATGGAACGCGATCAAGAGCGCCGTTATATGCATCACTACAACGCACCTGGCTACACGGTTGGTGAAATCCGCCGATTAGGCAGCCCGGGTCGCCGCGAAATCGGCCACGGCTATCTTGCCGAACGCGCACTAACTGCAGTTTTGCCAAGCGAAGAAGAATTCCCGTACGCAATTCGTACAGTAACCGAGATTATGAGCCAAAACGGATCAACCAGCATGGCCGCAACTTGTAGCAGTACCTTGGCTTTAATGGATGCTGGCGTGCCGCTAAAAGCTCCTGTAAGCGGAATCGCTATGGGTCTAATGAAGGACGGCGACAAGATCGTAATTTTGAGCGATATTGCAGACGCCGAAGATTTTGCTGGCGACATGGACTTTAAGGTTACAGGAACGAGCAAGGGAATCACGGCGCTTCAAATGGATATGAAAGTCCATGGTCTTGATGTCGACGTACTAAGACAAGCGCTGCAACAAGGCAGGGAGGGTCGTGCGTTTATTTTAAACCATATGCTTGAGACAATCGCTGAGCCACGCAAAACACTTAGTCCATATGCGCCGCGGATAGAAAAACTGATGATCAAGCCAGAAAAAATCCGCGAAGTCATCGGTAAAGGCGGCGAAGTAATTAACAAGATTATTGCTGAGACTGGTGCTGAGATCGACATTAAAGATGATGGTTTAGTGACTGTTGCTGCAGTAGACGGCAAAGCAATCGAAGCTGCGCTTAAGATGATCAGCGACATTGTGGCTGAACCGGAGGTTGGTAAAATCTACGAAGGAACAGTTGTTAAACTGATGGAATTTGGCGCATTTGTAAATATTATGCCTGGTCGTGACGGTTTGGTGCACGTTAGTCAAATTAGCGACAAGCGCGTAGAAAATGTCAGTGACGTACTTAAAGAAGGTCAGAAGGTAACGGTTAAGTTAACTGCAATCGATGATCAAGGTCGCTTGAACTTGAGTATGAAAGAAGCTAAGCAGGTATAA
- the rpsO gene encoding 30S ribosomal protein S15: protein MITKDKKTTVIESVRTHKDDVGSPQVQVAVLTERIKEVTEHLKEHKHDFHGRRGLLQMVGKRKRLLKYLQGKNYEAYTALIAKLGLRK from the coding sequence ATGATTACTAAAGACAAGAAAACTACAGTAATTGAGTCTGTTCGTACACACAAAGACGACGTTGGCTCTCCTCAAGTTCAGGTTGCAGTTTTAACCGAACGCATTAAAGAGGTTACTGAGCATCTTAAAGAGCACAAGCACGACTTTCATGGTCGTCGCGGCTTGCTACAGATGGTTGGTAAGCGCAAACGCCTCCTTAAATACTTACAGGGCAAAAATTACGAGGCCTACACGGCTCTCATTGCAAAACTAGGGCTTCGCAAATAG
- the truB gene encoding tRNA pseudouridine(55) synthase TruB translates to MQNPSGIILIDKPSGMTSFGVVARVRRRLSEVAGKKVKVGHTGTLDPFATGLMIIVAGKYTKRAGDFSKLDKTYDATIILGKTSTTGDPEGEISEISNKEPSLQEVKTVLAKFTGEIEQTPPIYSAIKINGQRAYNLARKGVQVDMPVRKVKVYNLDLVEYNYPEMKIRTHVSSGTYIRTLTQDIGGVLQTGAYTSELRRTVVGKFKIEQAQTIADEYRLIELS, encoded by the coding sequence ATGCAAAACCCTTCGGGCATTATTTTGATTGATAAGCCATCTGGTATGACCAGTTTTGGCGTAGTTGCGCGCGTTCGACGACGTTTAAGCGAAGTGGCTGGTAAAAAAGTGAAAGTCGGTCATACAGGTACGCTTGATCCGTTTGCAACCGGACTTATGATTATTGTTGCCGGTAAATACACAAAGCGCGCAGGCGACTTTAGTAAGCTTGATAAAACCTATGACGCGACAATTATTTTAGGCAAAACAAGTACCACCGGTGATCCAGAGGGTGAGATTAGTGAAATCTCTAATAAGGAGCCAAGTTTACAGGAGGTTAAAACCGTTCTTGCTAAATTTACAGGTGAAATCGAGCAAACCCCACCAATCTACAGTGCCATCAAAATCAATGGTCAGCGGGCATACAATTTGGCGCGAAAAGGCGTGCAGGTTGATATGCCTGTGCGAAAAGTTAAGGTTTATAACCTGGATTTAGTAGAGTATAACTACCCTGAAATGAAAATTCGTACTCACGTGAGCAGTGGAACGTACATTAGGACTTTGACGCAAGATATCGGAGGCGTTTTACAAACTGGTGCATACACGAGCGAGTTGCGCAGAACAGTGGTAGGGAAGTTTAAAATCGAACAAGCGCAAACCATTGCTGACGAGTACAGGTTGATTGAATTATCATAG
- the rpsT gene encoding 30S ribosomal protein S20, which yields MPIIKSAIKKMRQDEVRRTRNAQFKRNLKAAIKAFQAKLTPETFKKAQSEIDKAVKKNILEKNTASRRKASLAKAAKAAASEAPAKKPATKKTATKKPAAKKAAK from the coding sequence ATGCCAATCATCAAATCTGCTATCAAAAAGATGCGTCAAGACGAAGTGCGTCGCACCCGTAACGCTCAGTTTAAGCGCAACCTAAAAGCCGCAATTAAGGCTTTTCAGGCTAAACTTACTCCTGAAACTTTTAAAAAAGCCCAGTCAGAAATCGACAAAGCTGTTAAAAAGAATATTCTAGAAAAAAACACTGCTTCTCGACGCAAAGCTAGCCTGGCCAAAGCCGCAAAAGCAGCTGCCAGCGAAGCTCCAGCAAAAAAGCCGGCCACTAAAAAGACCGCAACCAAAAAACCTGCAGCAAAAAAAGCAGCCAAATAA
- the holA gene encoding DNA polymerase III subunit delta, protein MTITLTGENDFAISKAEQQLILSFVQKHGRHGLEKVDGETFDHREFSGLLQGVSLFAPAKLVIIKDLAKNKAAWEALPEWLDVVPEETTLVIIEPAPDKRTKTYKQLKSKSDFKEFNFVEGSSLIAWSQDFAKNIGGDLGRLEAQNLINRAGLDQWRLSSEIEKLVNYNPKIDLKNIELLVEPSADGNAFELLDAAMSSNKIKVQSMINQLKTEEDPYRFFGLLASQVHALAVVSISGGKSADLIAKEAGLHPFVVRKSQSLALKLGADKIKNVAAQVAQCDRRLKSTGADPWDLLSLTLQKIAA, encoded by the coding sequence ATGACAATTACCTTAACGGGCGAGAATGACTTTGCGATTAGTAAAGCTGAACAGCAGCTGATTTTAAGCTTTGTGCAAAAACACGGTCGTCACGGACTCGAGAAAGTCGACGGTGAGACTTTTGACCATCGTGAATTTAGCGGACTGCTGCAGGGAGTTTCTCTTTTTGCGCCAGCTAAATTGGTGATAATTAAAGATTTGGCCAAAAATAAGGCCGCGTGGGAGGCTTTGCCGGAATGGTTGGACGTAGTTCCCGAAGAAACCACTCTCGTGATAATTGAACCTGCGCCTGATAAGCGCACTAAAACGTACAAGCAGTTAAAGTCTAAAAGCGATTTTAAAGAGTTTAATTTTGTTGAGGGTAGTTCATTGATCGCTTGGTCGCAGGATTTTGCGAAAAATATTGGCGGTGATTTAGGCCGTCTTGAGGCGCAGAATTTGATTAACCGTGCTGGCCTGGATCAGTGGCGCTTAAGTTCTGAGATCGAAAAATTAGTCAACTATAACCCAAAGATCGATCTTAAAAATATTGAACTTTTGGTTGAACCTAGCGCCGACGGTAACGCATTCGAGCTATTAGACGCAGCAATGTCGTCGAATAAAATTAAAGTTCAGTCGATGATCAATCAGCTAAAAACAGAAGAAGATCCGTACCGGTTTTTCGGGCTGTTAGCGAGTCAAGTTCATGCGCTTGCCGTGGTCTCGATATCTGGCGGCAAAAGTGCGGATTTAATCGCAAAAGAAGCTGGACTTCATCCCTTCGTAGTAAGAAAATCACAAAGCTTGGCGCTTAAATTGGGAGCGGATAAAATTAAGAATGTTGCCGCCCAAGTAGCACAATGCGACAGACGACTCAAAAGCACAGGCGCAGACCCCTGGGATTTGCTTAGTTTGACTCTGCAAAAAATCGCAGCTTGA